A genomic region of Desulfosarcina ovata subsp. ovata contains the following coding sequences:
- a CDS encoding inositol monophosphatase family protein — MTKEPSHGIEALTAFALNAIRGAGQIALESFSKGGSAAKFDEGLITRAELQISQRFRQGLDQSYPDHQMFTSRTPDTQYTHDSRRYLWIFDPIDGVDNYQAGIPIWGMSLALFENFWPVFGAFYMPATGDLFYAQAGGKAYWGEREIRMADDRAIDDESLMFTFSRFHRYYLSEFPGKIRNLGCTGAHLCYVAMGRADIAVTANETFQDLAATRVIVEAAGGRIFKTSGEKFYLNDYLNGERIEEHLLVTAPGNCQALLDCLQKRS, encoded by the coding sequence ATGACAAAGGAGCCAAGCCATGGGATCGAAGCGTTGACGGCGTTTGCCCTCAACGCCATTCGCGGTGCCGGACAAATTGCGCTGGAGAGTTTTAGCAAGGGCGGCAGCGCGGCCAAGTTTGACGAAGGCCTGATCACCCGGGCTGAGCTTCAGATCAGTCAACGGTTCAGACAGGGCCTGGATCAATCCTATCCTGATCACCAGATGTTTACCAGTCGGACCCCGGATACACAATACACCCACGACAGCCGCCGATACCTTTGGATTTTTGATCCCATTGACGGTGTGGACAATTACCAGGCTGGAATTCCCATATGGGGCATGTCGCTAGCCCTTTTCGAAAATTTTTGGCCCGTATTCGGTGCGTTTTATATGCCCGCCACCGGCGACCTGTTTTATGCCCAGGCCGGGGGCAAGGCGTACTGGGGAGAACGGGAGATCCGGATGGCTGACGACCGCGCCATCGATGACGAAAGCCTGATGTTCACCTTTTCCAGATTTCACCGTTACTATTTATCCGAGTTTCCAGGAAAGATCAGAAACCTGGGCTGTACCGGTGCACATCTATGCTATGTGGCCATGGGCCGGGCGGATATAGCGGTTACGGCCAACGAAACCTTTCAGGATCTGGCAGCCACCCGAGTGATCGTCGAAGCGGCCGGCGGGCGGATCTTCAAAACCAGCGGTGAAAAATTTTATCTCAACGATTACTTGAACGGTGAACGGATTGAAGAACATCTGCTGGTTACCGCGCCCGGAAACTGCCAGGCACTATTGGATTGTCTGCAAAAACGAAGCTGA
- a CDS encoding sensor histidine kinase: MVTGEKAMLNGDPQEDRLRSIHNALEYALTLGDFQEEVSRECTPEAIAGETIKRIKRIIRFDSCAICLVDEKTSDLQICQCMPVDEKAFLEAELAFMIDNGFVAWAIRERRGITLNSKDGQRKVLLHVMATYARIRGLFIGIFPSQMSNLNTASLEIVSIILRNASNGIESLIYSSMLRKQQQDLEDEVERKTRQLLQYEKQLLTAQNMEAIAALAGGVAHQFNNALQVLTGKIDLISMFADGDAKVMTHIERTRPVIERMSSLTSQLLAYARGGTFIANQVMTINTLFTEIVPEIKRAIKATVDLQVDLADESTTVNVDLIQMRTAILAIIANADEAIPEKGLIRISSRLFPWNDLPEEMKNELAPGEYMSIAFEDNGSGMDGDTLRRLFEPFYSTKFQGRGLSMAAVSGIVKRHKGWIHVDSQTGKGTRIQLYLPKSA, from the coding sequence AATGGGGACCCTCAAGAAGACCGCCTTCGGTCTATTCACAATGCCCTTGAATATGCCCTGACGTTGGGTGACTTTCAAGAAGAAGTCAGCCGTGAATGCACACCCGAAGCGATCGCAGGGGAAACGATCAAACGCATCAAGCGCATCATTCGCTTCGATTCCTGTGCCATCTGTCTTGTGGATGAGAAGACGTCCGATTTGCAGATTTGCCAATGTATGCCGGTTGATGAAAAAGCTTTTCTGGAAGCGGAACTGGCGTTTATGATCGATAATGGATTCGTTGCCTGGGCGATCCGTGAACGGCGGGGGATCACGTTGAATTCCAAGGACGGTCAACGTAAAGTCCTGCTCCATGTAATGGCAACCTATGCGCGAATCAGGGGGCTGTTTATCGGGATTTTTCCGTCTCAAATGTCGAATCTTAACACTGCTTCATTGGAAATTGTATCCATTATCCTTCGTAATGCATCCAATGGCATCGAAAGCCTAATCTATTCGTCAATGCTGCGAAAACAGCAGCAGGACCTGGAAGATGAGGTCGAGCGGAAAACCCGTCAACTGCTCCAATATGAAAAACAGCTGTTAACGGCCCAGAATATGGAGGCCATCGCTGCATTGGCTGGGGGAGTCGCTCACCAGTTCAACAATGCGCTTCAAGTATTAACAGGTAAGATTGATCTCATATCCATGTTCGCCGATGGAGACGCCAAGGTCATGACCCACATCGAGCGAACCCGTCCGGTCATTGAACGGATGTCAAGTTTGACCAGTCAACTGCTGGCCTACGCACGCGGAGGCACATTTATCGCCAATCAGGTCATGACCATCAACACTCTGTTCACCGAAATCGTACCGGAAATCAAACGCGCCATCAAAGCGACGGTAGACCTGCAGGTTGACCTAGCTGATGAATCCACCACCGTTAACGTTGATCTGATTCAGATGCGGACGGCCATCCTGGCCATCATCGCCAATGCGGATGAAGCGATTCCTGAAAAAGGGCTCATTCGGATCAGCAGCCGGCTGTTTCCATGGAACGATCTACCGGAAGAGATGAAAAACGAACTCGCACCCGGCGAATATATGTCCATTGCCTTCGAGGATAACGGGTCGGGAATGGATGGCGATACTTTGCGCCGGCTGTTCGAGCCTTTCTATTCAACCAAATTTCAGGGTAGGGGATTAAGCATGGCCGCGGTCTCCGGTATCGTCAAACGCCATAAGGGCTGGATCCATGTTGACTCGCAAACGGGAAAAGGAACCCGCATTCAACTCTATCTGCCCAAGTCTGCCTGA
- a CDS encoding J domain-containing protein, with protein MDLLTSFKILGITPLSDADQAKHAYKAQVRRWHPDQFPEGSASKIQAEEQLKRINVAYARIRQHLATHRPDTGPTSDAEPACRPPKKSPNGHVAPEKKRKRSWMDHLFDALNSFSGGDDDAGPSAVGETDAKRQRRSFKQVLDEMACGKVPEEGSPSPRPAPTYRCRTTGYRQPGRQSNTDAVDGTARVEPIKPVGRVRGIGRNR; from the coding sequence ATGGATTTACTGACCAGCTTCAAAATACTGGGGATTACCCCCCTGTCAGACGCCGACCAGGCAAAACACGCCTACAAAGCCCAGGTGCGACGCTGGCATCCGGATCAGTTTCCCGAAGGCTCGGCCTCCAAAATCCAGGCCGAGGAACAGCTCAAGCGAATCAATGTCGCCTATGCCCGAATCCGGCAGCACCTGGCCACCCATCGACCCGATACAGGGCCGACATCCGACGCCGAACCAGCCTGTAGGCCACCAAAGAAATCTCCAAACGGCCACGTCGCCCCTGAAAAAAAGAGAAAACGCTCCTGGATGGATCATTTGTTCGACGCATTGAATTCGTTTTCCGGCGGGGATGATGACGCCGGGCCAAGTGCGGTGGGTGAAACCGACGCCAAACGGCAGCGCCGCAGTTTCAAACAGGTTCTTGATGAGATGGCCTGCGGCAAAGTTCCGGAAGAGGGATCGCCTTCCCCCCGTCCAGCACCCACTTACCGGTGCCGCACCACCGGATACCGGCAGCCTGGCCGCCAATCGAATACCGATGCAGTGGATGGAACGGCGCGGGTCGAGCCAATCAAGCCGGTGGGCCGGGTTCGCGGCATCGGCAGAAACCGATAG
- a CDS encoding aminoacyl-histidine dipeptidase — MHKPTRAVIDYFEQINQHPRCSKQEQQISRWLTQWGGQRGLTVLSDRIGNLIIQVPASQGFEKAPTIILQGHMDMVCEKDAGSAHDFFKDPIRMVEDGPWLTAVETTLGADNGVAIAMALALVDNPTIAHPSLELFFTVDEETGLTGALGMDPGLLSGKILVNLDSEDEGLFVVGCAGGRDTTIRRPLAFQPVDRGYELLSVSVDGLQGGHSGLDIAKHRANANKLMARLLDAAMATVPLRIVSISGGTRKNVIPRNCRALLACPGDQAAMVASTVSSLADTIRNEYLATDSGLTIQLDQQGPAAEPCRGITEKDSALLVELLLALPDGPIEMDAQLPLLVQTSANLAMVSIEDETLSVITSQRSSIPSRLGAICRTVEAAGRLAGARATTDAGYPSWPMNRDSALLQRCTTLYRELFATDARVEVIHAGLECGVIGAHCPGMDMISMGPTIENPHSPSERLYLPSVEKVWRLLVALLESFGNNGQ; from the coding sequence ATGCATAAACCGACCCGTGCGGTGATTGACTATTTTGAACAGATTAACCAGCATCCGCGATGCTCAAAACAGGAGCAGCAGATTTCGCGTTGGCTCACGCAGTGGGGGGGGCAGAGAGGATTGACGGTTTTGTCGGATCGGATCGGCAACCTGATCATTCAGGTGCCGGCCAGCCAGGGCTTCGAAAAGGCCCCCACCATTATTCTACAGGGACATATGGACATGGTTTGCGAAAAAGACGCCGGTTCGGCCCACGATTTTTTTAAGGACCCGATCCGCATGGTTGAAGATGGGCCCTGGTTGACCGCTGTCGAGACCACCCTGGGGGCGGATAATGGAGTCGCCATCGCCATGGCACTGGCCCTGGTGGACAACCCGACCATCGCCCACCCATCCCTGGAACTATTTTTTACGGTGGACGAGGAGACCGGTTTGACCGGTGCCCTCGGGATGGACCCGGGATTGCTTTCAGGGAAAATACTGGTCAACCTGGATTCCGAGGATGAGGGACTGTTCGTCGTCGGATGTGCCGGCGGGCGGGATACCACCATCCGGCGACCCCTGGCGTTTCAGCCGGTTGACCGTGGATACGAGCTGCTTTCAGTCTCTGTCGATGGCCTGCAGGGAGGACACAGCGGTCTCGATATTGCCAAACATCGCGCCAATGCCAACAAGCTGATGGCGCGCCTGCTGGACGCCGCCATGGCGACCGTCCCCCTTCGCATCGTATCAATCAGCGGAGGCACCCGAAAAAATGTGATTCCACGAAACTGCAGGGCGCTTTTGGCCTGTCCCGGTGATCAGGCGGCGATGGTGGCGTCCACGGTCAGCTCGCTTGCCGACACGATCCGGAATGAATATTTGGCAACAGATTCCGGGTTGACCATTCAATTGGATCAACAAGGACCGGCCGCTGAACCATGTCGCGGTATCACTGAAAAAGATTCAGCCCTGCTGGTTGAACTGCTCTTGGCCCTGCCCGACGGGCCCATCGAAATGGATGCCCAACTCCCATTACTGGTGCAGACGTCAGCCAATCTGGCCATGGTGTCCATCGAGGACGAAACGCTGTCGGTCATAACCAGCCAGCGAAGTTCAATCCCGTCCCGGCTGGGTGCCATTTGCCGGACCGTCGAGGCGGCCGGTCGACTTGCCGGTGCCCGGGCCACGACCGATGCGGGGTATCCGTCGTGGCCCATGAACCGTGATTCCGCATTGCTCCAGCGTTGTACCACCCTCTACCGGGAATTGTTTGCCACCGACGCAAGGGTCGAGGTGATTCACGCCGGACTGGAGTGCGGGGTTATTGGTGCTCACTGTCCGGGAATGGATATGATTTCCATGGGGCCGACCATTGAAAATCCCCATTCGCCCTCGGAGCGGCTCTATTTGCCGTCAGTCGAAAAAGTGTGGCGTCTGCTGGTTGCCCTGTTGGAATCCTTCGGTAATAACGGCCAATGA
- a CDS encoding glycoside hydrolase family 2 TIM barrel-domain containing protein, which translates to MFKRLASKKQRLFVMIGLCLLISDIVAGTGRASDAPMVPSPEIASPVTTENDSGPIPVSIQRDENGYRLYRAGHPYFIKGIGGRQYLTMAAESGANSVRTWASHDAGGILDRADRQQMTVMLGIWLSHKRSDYLDGAYRKRKVDEVQRLLNNHKNHPALLIWALGNEINLQGANTPEAWQFVEQLARLIKSQDPYHPVISVVAFDHLSVANIAVHAPSLDAVGINAYGALSDVRKMIDSTAYNGPYIITEWGVDGHWEARRTVWGRPIEPTSAEKVRYHIDRYRENILDNRDRCIGSYVFLWGQKQERTPTWYSMFIENLPGGEMLAASCPTVDAMHFNWSGHWPANQAPAVASMTVNDKVAGGDVRLNPGEAFVARVAASDPDDDGLRYVWQIMEEPSELSIGGAHEPLPGVLGDVVDGHFPEFMFNAPNKSGEYRLFVYVLDQNGHVGTANFPFAVNIPSSLKADTNPPVPENNTSIPPS; encoded by the coding sequence ATGTTTAAGCGCCTTGCCTCTAAAAAACAACGTCTTTTTGTGATGATCGGCCTTTGCCTGCTGATATCGGATATCGTTGCGGGTACGGGCCGCGCCTCGGACGCCCCGATGGTGCCATCGCCGGAAATCGCGTCACCGGTCACAACGGAAAACGATTCCGGGCCGATTCCCGTTTCCATCCAACGTGACGAAAACGGTTACCGGCTGTACCGCGCCGGCCATCCCTATTTCATTAAAGGCATCGGCGGTCGGCAATATTTAACCATGGCGGCCGAATCCGGAGCCAATTCGGTCCGTACCTGGGCCAGCCATGATGCCGGCGGAATCCTGGACCGTGCAGATCGCCAGCAAATGACCGTCATGTTGGGCATCTGGCTTTCCCACAAGCGATCGGACTATCTGGATGGTGCCTACAGAAAACGCAAAGTGGATGAAGTCCAACGTCTTTTGAACAATCACAAAAACCATCCGGCGCTGTTGATCTGGGCCCTGGGCAACGAAATCAACCTGCAGGGGGCCAATACCCCGGAAGCCTGGCAGTTCGTCGAGCAGTTGGCCCGGCTCATAAAAAGCCAGGACCCCTATCACCCCGTCATCAGCGTCGTTGCCTTCGATCACCTGTCGGTGGCGAATATCGCCGTTCACGCCCCAAGTCTGGACGCGGTCGGCATCAATGCCTATGGTGCGCTCTCCGATGTTCGCAAGATGATCGACAGCACCGCGTATAACGGCCCCTATATCATCACCGAGTGGGGGGTAGACGGCCATTGGGAAGCTCGCCGTACGGTCTGGGGACGTCCCATTGAACCCACCAGCGCGGAAAAAGTCCGGTACCACATCGACCGCTACCGGGAAAACATCCTAGACAACCGTGACCGCTGCATCGGCTCCTATGTGTTCCTCTGGGGGCAAAAGCAGGAACGGACTCCCACCTGGTACAGTATGTTTATCGAAAATCTGCCCGGCGGTGAGATGCTAGCGGCCTCATGCCCTACCGTGGATGCGATGCACTTCAACTGGTCCGGACACTGGCCGGCCAATCAGGCACCGGCGGTGGCATCCATGACCGTTAACGACAAGGTGGCCGGCGGGGATGTCCGACTCAATCCCGGCGAAGCCTTTGTCGCCCGGGTGGCGGCATCCGATCCGGATGATGACGGTTTGCGCTATGTCTGGCAAATAATGGAGGAGCCATCCGAACTCAGCATCGGCGGCGCCCATGAGCCCCTCCCCGGTGTGCTGGGTGATGTGGTTGACGGGCATTTCCCGGAATTTATGTTCAATGCGCCGAACAAATCCGGTGAATACCGGTTGTTTGTCTATGTCCTCGATCAGAACGGGCACGTCGGCACCGCCAATTTCCCTTTTGCAGTAAACATCCCTTCATCATTAAAAGCCGACACCAACCCGCCTGTTCCGGAAAACAACACGTCGATACCGCCGTCGTAA
- a CDS encoding FmdB family zinc ribbon protein has protein sequence MPVYEFQCKCGHITEELVRMDTQTIECPKCHQQAKKIISACSFELKGGGWYADGYASSKK, from the coding sequence ATGCCGGTTTACGAGTTTCAGTGCAAGTGTGGTCACATCACCGAAGAACTGGTCAGAATGGATACACAGACGATTGAGTGCCCCAAGTGCCACCAACAGGCAAAAAAAATCATTTCTGCCTGCAGCTTTGAATTAAAAGGCGGTGGTTGGTACGCAGACGGGTACGCCTCATCGAAGAAATAA
- a CDS encoding RNA recognition motif domain-containing protein, translated as MTIRLPPSGLAKNIILNTIPIAHPEHQPASSDSNPLLFGAAGDVATGERHLRMNIYIGNLANNITEDRLKALFAEFGEVEHVKVIKDRFSGTPKGYGFIEMPSNSEADQAIKALNGNRIDGNAIKVRPADPGGKRKKKRSLRRKRY; from the coding sequence ATGACAATACGGCTTCCTCCCTCTGGCCTTGCCAAAAACATTATCTTAAACACTATACCCATCGCTCATCCAGAACATCAACCCGCCTCATCTGATTCGAACCCGCTTCTTTTTGGCGCAGCCGGGGACGTTGCGACGGGAGAAAGGCATTTGCGCATGAATATCTATATCGGCAATCTGGCCAACAACATCACGGAAGATCGCTTGAAAGCCCTGTTTGCCGAATTCGGCGAAGTTGAACATGTCAAAGTTATTAAAGACCGATTTTCGGGCACGCCCAAGGGATATGGATTTATTGAAATGCCCAGTAATTCGGAAGCGGATCAGGCCATCAAAGCGTTGAATGGGAACCGCATTGATGGCAACGCGATAAAGGTTAGACCTGCCGATCCGGGCGGCAAACGGAAGAAAAAGCGTTCCTTGCGGCGCAAACGGTATTGA
- a CDS encoding cold-shock protein, which produces MADGIVKWFNDSKGYGFIEQENGPDVFVHHSGINATGFKSLNEGDRVTFDVQQGPKGPSAVNVTAV; this is translated from the coding sequence ATGGCTGATGGTATTGTAAAATGGTTTAATGACAGCAAGGGGTACGGTTTTATCGAACAGGAAAATGGTCCTGACGTGTTTGTTCATCATTCAGGGATAAACGCCACGGGATTTAAGAGCCTGAACGAGGGTGACCGGGTGACCTTTGATGTTCAGCAAGGTCCGAAAGGCCCCTCAGCGGTAAACGTTACCGCTGTCTAA
- a CDS encoding glycosyltransferase family 2 protein — MSTVLIALAIAILAVSVWALANRPEQEPPWPPRIQGFSFSPLHEGQSPLEKIYPDESDIESDLALLEGKTHAIRTYTVEDKLFRIPEMAKKYHLNVAFGVWIDGNHERNRKDMQIFLETAARSTNIVRAVVGNEAILRGELTPEELAVYLDEARAALDVPVSTAEPWHVWVKYHELAEHVDYIAVHMLPYWEGVHIDRAVDFVVEKIDLLKELFPGKPIIIAEVGWPSNGRTRQSAVASPANQAVFLRRFLDRAQQENYIYYIMEAFDQPWKRDTEGAVGAYWGVYDVARQEKFPFTRPIVPIPNWTRLAGLSVFIALITFAVLLIDSHSLSDRGRGFLAVLVFAAASGAVWVVYDYIHQYLTVGTVIVGLVMISGMIGVIVVLLTEAHEWAEARWIIRLRRSFRPVTLDDDQLPMVSIHVPAYNEPPEMVIDTLNALATLDYPRFEVLVVDNNTRDSGVWKPVAEHCHSLGARFRFFHVNPLAGFKAGALNFALSRTNAAAQIIAVIDSDYQVAPNWLRDLVPQFKEPKVGIVQAPQDYRDGELNAFKSMCYAEYRGFFFIGMVTRNERNAIIQHGTMTLIRRSVLESIDGWSEWSITEDAELGLRIFEHGYEAAYIPRSYGRGLMPDTFADYKKQRYRWAYGAVQILRRHAKFLSGSKKSQLRNGQRYHFIAGWLPWLADGANLFFNVAALLWSLAMIIDPLHIDPPLVIFSILPLALFTFKIGKVVYLYRTRVNATLAQTVAAAAAGLALSHTIANAVLAGFVTRDKPFYRTPKMAKTGKLSLLTQSLMVSLEEIFLLAAMLSAATTIGLLQKMDTLDMNLWVIVLVVQALPYAATLLVALVSGFPWMRGRFLHWRPQQQETIKTVANSEG; from the coding sequence ATGTCCACTGTGCTTATCGCTCTGGCCATTGCGATTCTGGCCGTCAGTGTATGGGCCCTGGCCAATCGGCCGGAGCAGGAGCCACCCTGGCCCCCGCGCATTCAGGGGTTCTCTTTTTCACCGCTCCACGAGGGGCAGAGTCCGCTTGAAAAGATCTATCCGGACGAAAGCGACATCGAGTCCGACCTGGCGTTGCTGGAGGGGAAAACTCATGCCATCCGTACCTACACGGTGGAGGATAAGCTGTTCCGGATTCCTGAAATGGCCAAAAAATACCACCTCAATGTGGCCTTCGGCGTATGGATCGACGGAAACCACGAACGCAATCGCAAAGATATGCAGATCTTTCTTGAAACCGCAGCCCGAAGCACCAATATCGTGCGGGCGGTGGTGGGCAACGAGGCGATTCTGCGTGGGGAGTTGACCCCAGAGGAACTCGCCGTGTACCTGGACGAGGCGCGGGCCGCCCTGGATGTCCCCGTGAGTACGGCCGAGCCCTGGCATGTGTGGGTCAAGTACCATGAACTGGCCGAGCACGTCGATTATATCGCGGTGCACATGCTGCCCTACTGGGAGGGTGTCCATATCGACCGGGCCGTGGATTTCGTAGTCGAAAAGATAGACCTGCTCAAAGAACTGTTTCCGGGCAAGCCCATCATCATCGCCGAGGTGGGCTGGCCCAGCAACGGCCGCACCCGACAGTCGGCGGTGGCCTCGCCGGCCAACCAGGCGGTGTTTCTCAGGCGGTTCCTCGATCGCGCCCAGCAGGAAAATTACATCTACTACATCATGGAGGCCTTCGACCAACCCTGGAAACGGGACACCGAAGGTGCCGTGGGCGCCTACTGGGGTGTTTATGACGTGGCCCGCCAGGAAAAGTTTCCTTTCACCCGGCCTATTGTGCCGATTCCCAACTGGACCCGGCTGGCCGGTCTGTCGGTCTTCATCGCCTTGATTACGTTTGCCGTTCTGTTGATTGACAGCCATTCCCTGAGTGACCGGGGGCGGGGGTTTCTTGCCGTGCTGGTGTTTGCCGCCGCTTCAGGGGCGGTGTGGGTGGTCTACGATTATATCCATCAGTATCTGACCGTGGGAACGGTCATTGTGGGGCTGGTGATGATCAGCGGGATGATCGGCGTCATCGTGGTACTGCTGACCGAGGCCCATGAGTGGGCCGAGGCGCGCTGGATCATCCGTTTGCGGCGCTCTTTCCGGCCCGTGACCCTCGACGATGACCAATTGCCCATGGTTTCCATCCATGTGCCGGCCTACAACGAGCCGCCGGAGATGGTGATCGATACCTTAAATGCCCTGGCCACCTTGGATTATCCCCGTTTTGAGGTCCTGGTGGTGGACAACAACACCCGGGATTCCGGGGTATGGAAGCCGGTGGCCGAACATTGCCACAGCCTGGGTGCCCGCTTCCGTTTTTTTCATGTCAACCCGCTGGCGGGGTTTAAGGCCGGCGCGTTGAACTTTGCCCTCTCACGGACCAACGCCGCCGCCCAGATCATTGCCGTGATCGACAGTGATTACCAGGTGGCCCCCAACTGGCTCAGGGATCTGGTGCCCCAGTTCAAGGAACCCAAAGTCGGGATCGTACAGGCACCCCAGGATTACCGGGACGGGGAATTAAATGCTTTCAAATCGATGTGCTATGCCGAATACCGGGGATTCTTCTTTATTGGCATGGTGACCCGCAATGAGCGTAACGCCATCATCCAGCATGGCACCATGACCCTGATCCGGCGGTCGGTCCTGGAATCCATTGATGGCTGGAGTGAGTGGTCCATTACCGAAGATGCCGAGTTGGGGCTGAGGATTTTCGAACACGGTTATGAGGCGGCCTACATTCCCCGTTCCTATGGGCGCGGACTGATGCCCGACACCTTTGCCGACTACAAAAAACAGCGCTACCGCTGGGCTTACGGGGCCGTGCAGATCCTGCGCCGGCATGCCAAGTTCCTGTCCGGCAGCAAAAAAAGCCAACTGCGCAACGGACAGCGCTATCATTTCATTGCCGGCTGGCTTCCCTGGCTGGCCGACGGCGCCAACCTTTTTTTTAATGTGGCCGCCCTGTTGTGGTCCCTGGCCATGATTATCGACCCCCTGCATATTGATCCGCCACTGGTGATCTTCTCGATTTTGCCACTGGCCCTATTTACTTTCAAAATCGGTAAAGTCGTCTACCTTTATCGGACCCGCGTAAATGCAACCCTGGCACAGACCGTAGCGGCCGCGGCCGCGGGGCTGGCACTTTCCCACACCATTGCCAATGCGGTGCTGGCGGGCTTCGTTACCCGTGACAAGCCATTTTACCGAACTCCCAAAATGGCCAAAACAGGCAAACTGTCGCTATTGACACAGTCGCTGATGGTTTCCCTGGAGGAGATTTTCCTGCTTGCCGCCATGCTCAGTGCAGCCACTACGATCGGTCTGCTGCAGAAAATGGACACTCTGGATATGAACCTGTGGGTCATTGTGCTGGTGGTTCAAGCCCTGCCTTACGCCGCCACCCTGCTGGTTGCCCTGGTCAGTGGGTTTCCGTGGATGAGAGGCCGCTTTCTGCATTGGCGGCCGCAGCAGCAGGAGACGATTAAAACCGTTGCCAATAGCGAGGGATAA